Proteins encoded by one window of Trueperaceae bacterium:
- the gcvPB gene encoding aminomethyl-transferring glycine dehydrogenase subunit GcvPB, whose protein sequence is MADGAQATPAPLHPQLPLVFERSRAGRRAAQPPRPAPVDAAALLGEENLRRSPPRLPEVSELDLVRHYTQLAHRQMSIDANIYPLGSCTMKYNPKVNEEAAKLFEDLHPYQAPETVQGALELLHGLQCDLAAITGMDAVSLQPAAGAHGELAGILMIRAYHRARGEGEQRRVVLVPDGAHGTNPATAAMAGYDVVEVPTGPDGEVDLAAFEARLDRTVAAVMLTNPNTLGLFERRILDIAAAAHAVGAQLYYDGANLNAIVGRVRPGDMGFDVVHLNLHKTFTTPHGGGGPGTGPVGVKAHLAEFLPSPVVARSDDGTFRLDHDVPRSIGRMRSFYGNFGNLVRAYTYIRALGREGLREVSGYAVLNANYLRVKLKELGFTVPFDRVNMHEFVAQPPAGLRTLDIAKAQLDYGMHPATVYFPLIVKEALMVEPTETESLESLDAYVEALAEILARAAQDPAFLSGAPYHTPVRRLDEVRAARQPVLKYGFPAE, encoded by the coding sequence ATGGCTGACGGCGCGCAGGCCACCCCGGCACCCCTCCACCCGCAGCTCCCGCTGGTGTTCGAGCGTTCGCGCGCCGGTCGACGCGCCGCCCAGCCGCCGCGCCCCGCGCCCGTGGACGCCGCCGCTCTGCTCGGCGAGGAGAACCTGCGGCGCTCGCCGCCGCGTCTGCCCGAGGTCAGCGAGCTCGACCTGGTGCGGCACTACACTCAGCTGGCGCACCGGCAGATGAGCATAGACGCCAACATCTACCCGCTGGGCAGCTGCACCATGAAGTACAACCCGAAGGTGAACGAGGAGGCCGCCAAGCTCTTCGAGGACCTGCACCCGTACCAGGCCCCCGAGACCGTGCAGGGGGCGCTAGAGCTCCTCCACGGCCTGCAGTGCGACCTGGCGGCCATCACGGGCATGGACGCCGTGAGCCTCCAGCCCGCCGCCGGCGCTCACGGCGAGCTGGCGGGCATCCTGATGATTCGGGCCTACCACCGGGCGCGCGGCGAGGGGGAGCAGCGCCGCGTGGTGCTCGTCCCGGACGGCGCTCACGGCACGAACCCCGCCACGGCCGCCATGGCCGGTTACGACGTCGTCGAGGTGCCGACCGGACCGGACGGCGAGGTCGACCTGGCCGCGTTCGAGGCGCGCCTCGACCGCACCGTGGCCGCCGTCATGCTCACCAACCCCAACACGCTCGGGCTGTTCGAGCGGCGCATCCTCGACATCGCGGCCGCCGCGCACGCGGTGGGGGCTCAGCTCTACTACGACGGCGCCAACCTCAACGCCATCGTGGGCCGCGTTCGCCCCGGCGACATGGGCTTCGACGTCGTCCACCTGAACCTGCACAAGACGTTCACCACGCCGCACGGCGGCGGGGGCCCCGGCACCGGTCCCGTCGGCGTGAAGGCGCACCTGGCGGAGTTCCTGCCCAGCCCGGTGGTGGCGCGTTCCGACGACGGCACCTTCCGCCTCGACCACGACGTCCCTCGCTCCATCGGGCGGATGCGGTCCTTCTACGGCAACTTCGGCAACCTCGTGCGCGCCTACACGTACATCCGTGCGCTGGGCCGCGAGGGGCTGCGTGAGGTGAGCGGCTACGCCGTGCTCAACGCCAACTACCTGCGCGTGAAGCTGAAGGAGCTGGGCTTCACCGTGCCGTTCGACCGCGTCAACATGCACGAGTTCGTGGCGCAGCCGCCCGCCGGCTTGCGCACCCTGGACATCGCCAAGGCGCAGCTCGACTACGGCATGCACCCCGCCACCGTCTACTTCCCGCTCATCGTCAAGGAGGCGCTCATGGTGGAGCCGACCGAGACGGAGAGCCTCGAGTCGCTCGACGCCTACGTCGAGGCGCTGGCCGAGATCCTGGCGCGAGCGGCGCAGGATCCCGCCTTCCTGAGCGGCGCGCCGTACCACACGCCCGTGCGCCGGCTCGACGAGGTGCGCGCGGCGCGCCAGCCGGTCCTCAAGTACGGCTTCCCCGCGGAGTGA
- the gcvPA gene encoding aminomethyl-transferring glycine dehydrogenase subunit GcvPA, which produces MRYIPHTAEDVARALAKVGAPSIDSLFADLPEALRDPPIDIPAGMDEAALMAHLRSLAAKNSSGGPDFLGGGARRHFMPSVTAHLAMQSEFVTAYTPYQPEVAQGLLQATFEYQTMMAELTGLPVSNASMYDGASAVAEAVLLAIRQTGRDRVVISRGVHPETRAVVATYLTALDAVVDVVDLDPHATSVPDLGADVACVVAQQPNFLGYLEDMASLTAAAHAAGALMVAAVDPLSLAVLAPPGEYGADIAAGDGQTLGNAVNFGGPAFGFMVVGEELIRQFPGRLVGQTVDVDGKRAFVLTLQAREQHIRRSKAKSNICSNHQLTAVMAAINVAALGPEGLRDLALGSVANAHELAGALRAAGFEPEDGRRYFNEFVLRVRAEPAALRSALAAHGVHAGVAVPAEYGFGNAVLLSATERVTPADVAALVAALTACGEGPAAAGAGARLEASVHG; this is translated from the coding sequence GGGAATGGACGAGGCGGCGCTCATGGCGCACCTGCGGTCGCTTGCCGCCAAGAACAGTTCCGGCGGCCCGGACTTCCTTGGCGGCGGTGCGCGGCGGCACTTCATGCCGTCCGTGACCGCCCACCTCGCCATGCAGAGCGAGTTCGTCACCGCCTACACCCCGTACCAGCCCGAGGTGGCGCAGGGCCTCCTGCAGGCGACGTTCGAGTACCAGACCATGATGGCGGAGTTGACGGGGCTGCCGGTCAGCAACGCCAGCATGTACGACGGCGCCAGCGCCGTGGCCGAGGCCGTGCTGCTCGCCATCCGCCAGACGGGTCGCGACCGCGTGGTCATCAGCCGCGGCGTGCACCCGGAGACCCGGGCGGTGGTGGCCACCTACCTGACCGCCCTCGACGCGGTCGTCGACGTGGTCGACCTCGACCCGCACGCCACCTCCGTCCCCGACCTCGGCGCCGACGTGGCGTGCGTGGTGGCGCAGCAACCCAACTTCCTCGGCTACCTGGAGGACATGGCGTCGCTCACCGCCGCCGCCCACGCGGCGGGCGCGTTGATGGTGGCGGCCGTCGACCCTCTCAGCCTGGCGGTCCTCGCGCCGCCGGGCGAGTACGGCGCCGACATCGCCGCCGGCGACGGGCAGACGCTCGGCAACGCGGTCAACTTCGGCGGGCCGGCCTTCGGGTTCATGGTCGTGGGCGAGGAACTCATCCGCCAGTTCCCCGGGCGGCTCGTCGGTCAGACTGTCGACGTGGACGGCAAACGCGCCTTCGTGCTCACCCTGCAGGCGCGGGAGCAGCACATCCGCCGCTCGAAGGCGAAGTCGAACATCTGCTCCAACCACCAGCTCACCGCCGTCATGGCTGCCATCAACGTCGCCGCTCTCGGCCCGGAGGGACTCAGGGACCTGGCCCTCGGGTCCGTCGCCAACGCCCACGAGCTCGCGGGCGCCCTCAGGGCGGCGGGCTTCGAACCGGAGGACGGTCGGCGCTACTTCAACGAGTTCGTGTTGAGGGTCCGCGCCGAGCCGGCCGCGCTGCGAAGCGCGCTGGCAGCTCACGGCGTGCACGCCGGGGTCGCGGTGCCGGCCGAGTACGGCTTCGGGAACGCCGTCTTGCTCAGCGCCACCGAGCGCGTCACGCCCGCGGACGTGGCCGCCCTCGTGGCGGCCCTTACGGCGTGCGGCGAGGGTCCCGCCGCCGCCGGCGCGGGCGCGCGCCTGGAGGCGAGCGTCCATGGCTGA
- a CDS encoding iron-sulfur cluster assembly accessory protein: MQESISDTDRMTFTPAGAEKAGQLLRGSGKEGAAIRVFVKSGGCSGYQYGMQIDDKHLAGDRVFEVEGVRLVVDERSWPLLRGSRVDYVENMMGGGFNVSNPNASSECGCGHSFRTDGAPAPTDGSCAG, translated from the coding sequence ATGCAAGAGTCGATATCGGACACCGACCGCATGACCTTCACGCCGGCCGGAGCGGAGAAGGCAGGCCAGTTGCTCCGCGGGAGCGGCAAGGAGGGCGCCGCCATCCGCGTGTTCGTGAAGTCGGGCGGCTGCAGCGGCTACCAGTACGGCATGCAGATCGACGACAAGCACCTCGCCGGCGACCGCGTCTTCGAGGTCGAGGGGGTGCGGCTCGTGGTGGACGAGCGGAGCTGGCCCCTCCTGCGGGGCTCGCGGGTCGACTACGTCGAGAACATGATGGGCGGCGGGTTCAACGTCTCCAACCCCAACGCCTCGAGCGAGTGCGGCTGCGGCCACAGCTTCAGGACCGACGGCGCTCCCGCCCCGACCGACGGCTCCTGCGCCGGCTGA